A single genomic interval of Streptomyces sp. 1222.5 harbors:
- a CDS encoding DUF1707 domain-containing protein: MPDSTQPEPLVKHPPSPAHSDSDGSGAGVLVSDEERERVAERVRAAVADGRLELAELDERLGGVYGARTLGELSSAGSGLPEPGPRDTPVVDRAPTSRFALGLFGGFRREGEWVIPARFAARSLWGGGRLDLTEARFAAQETVIRAVALWGGTGIVVPDDIDVEVRGFGLFGVVGRRGARGTGRPGAPRVVVKGLAPFGAAVTKPRRKVS; the protein is encoded by the coding sequence GTGCCCGACTCCACGCAGCCCGAGCCGCTCGTGAAGCACCCGCCCTCGCCCGCCCACTCCGACAGTGACGGCTCCGGTGCCGGCGTCCTCGTCTCCGACGAGGAGCGGGAGCGGGTCGCCGAGCGGGTGCGGGCGGCGGTGGCGGACGGGCGGCTGGAGCTCGCGGAGTTGGACGAGCGGCTCGGCGGGGTCTACGGCGCCCGGACGCTGGGGGAGCTTTCGTCCGCCGGGAGCGGGCTGCCCGAACCGGGCCCCCGGGACACGCCGGTGGTGGACCGGGCGCCCACGTCCCGTTTCGCCCTGGGCCTGTTCGGTGGGTTCCGGCGCGAGGGCGAGTGGGTGATTCCGGCCAGGTTCGCCGCCCGGTCCCTGTGGGGCGGCGGCCGGCTGGACCTGACCGAGGCGCGCTTCGCCGCCCAGGAGACCGTGATCCGGGCGGTGGCCCTGTGGGGCGGGACGGGCATCGTCGTACCGGACGACATCGACGTCGAGGTAAGGGGGTTCGGACTGTTCGGCGTCGTCGGCCGGCGGGGGGCGCGCGGAACGGGCCGTCCCGGGGCGCCGCGCGTCGTCGTGAAAGGGCTCGCCCCGTTCGGCGCGGCGGTCACCAAGCCCCGGCGAAAGGTGAGTTGA
- a CDS encoding glycosyltransferase: protein MIVKDEAPVIRRCLESVRPLIDTWVIVDTGSTDGTQDIIRDVYRDLPGELHERSWKGYDGSRTEAIELARDRAEFLFFIDADDVMEMEPGFRMPDLTLDAYRVDIHYGSSVYWRPALVSTRLPWRYVGVLHEYVECGGPFSLGTLEGARMVILGGGGRQRNEGLRDKYLRDAKILEGGLAEEPGNERYAFYLAQSWRDAGELEKAIEAYDRRAAMDGWDHETFCAHLAAARAAETLGRPPAEVMDRYLRAHECLPSRAEALAALARWCRLNGRRWPLAYMYARQAVRIPQPAHGLFVESGWYEWGALDELAVSAYWVGEYEESKNCCERLLESGKLPEEHRERVRKNLELARQRLSPKELAGV from the coding sequence ATGATTGTCAAGGACGAAGCTCCGGTGATCCGGCGCTGTCTGGAATCCGTGCGGCCCCTGATCGACACCTGGGTCATCGTGGACACCGGTTCCACCGACGGCACCCAGGACATCATCCGCGACGTCTACCGCGACCTGCCCGGCGAACTGCACGAACGGTCCTGGAAGGGATACGACGGCAGCCGGACCGAGGCGATCGAACTCGCCCGCGACCGCGCCGAATTCCTGTTCTTCATCGACGCCGACGACGTCATGGAGATGGAGCCCGGTTTTCGTATGCCCGATCTGACCCTCGACGCCTACCGGGTCGACATCCACTACGGGAGCAGCGTCTACTGGCGCCCGGCCCTGGTCTCGACGCGGCTTCCCTGGCGGTACGTCGGCGTTCTGCACGAGTACGTGGAATGCGGTGGGCCGTTCAGCCTCGGCACTCTCGAAGGCGCCCGGATGGTCATCCTGGGCGGCGGGGGGCGGCAGCGGAACGAGGGCCTGCGGGACAAGTACCTGCGCGACGCGAAGATCCTCGAGGGCGGTCTGGCCGAGGAGCCGGGCAACGAGCGGTATGCCTTCTACCTCGCCCAGAGCTGGCGCGACGCGGGTGAGCTGGAGAAGGCCATCGAGGCCTACGACCGCCGTGCGGCCATGGACGGCTGGGATCACGAGACCTTCTGTGCCCACCTCGCGGCCGCTCGGGCCGCGGAGACCCTCGGCCGGCCGCCCGCCGAGGTGATGGACCGGTACCTGCGGGCCCACGAGTGCCTGCCCTCACGCGCCGAGGCCTTGGCGGCCCTCGCGCGCTGGTGCCGTCTCAACGGCCGGCGTTGGCCTCTCGCCTACATGTACGCGCGGCAGGCGGTACGCATCCCGCAGCCGGCACACGGCCTGTTCGTCGAGTCCGGCTGGTACGAATGGGGGGCACTGGACGAACTCGCGGTCTCCGCCTACTGGGTGGGCGAGTACGAGGAGTCGAAGAACTGTTGTGAACGCCTGCTGGAAAGCGGAAAGCTGCCCGAGGAACACCGCGAGCGCGTGAGGAAGAACCTCGAGCTCGCACGCCAGCGGCTGAGCCCGAAAGAGCTCGCCGGCGTCTGA
- a CDS encoding serine protease translates to MNKPLLAALSSLAIAGLGATPAVAAPHTAAKPTAKAAAVTVNFAGTVSLSNCSGSVIRFPNSADTDPALVMTNGHCLETGFPAPGEVITGQSSSRSFGLLNSSGTRVATLRANQVVYSTMTDTDVTIYRTTTTYAKIKSSYGISPLTVQDTHPTAGTPIKVVSGYWKRIYSCNVDGFVYRLKEGDWTWKDSLRYTSSCNTIGGTSGSPVIDTNTGKVVAVNNTGNEDGQRCTENNPCEVDANGNVTVRQGINYAEETYLIPACFTTGNKLDLSAAGCTLPKP, encoded by the coding sequence ATGAACAAGCCTCTCCTTGCCGCGTTGTCCTCCCTGGCGATAGCCGGGCTGGGCGCGACCCCGGCGGTCGCCGCGCCGCACACCGCGGCGAAGCCCACCGCCAAGGCCGCCGCGGTGACGGTCAACTTCGCCGGCACCGTCTCCCTCAGCAACTGCTCCGGTTCCGTCATCCGCTTCCCCAACTCCGCGGACACCGACCCGGCGCTGGTCATGACCAACGGCCACTGCCTGGAGACCGGCTTCCCCGCGCCCGGCGAGGTCATCACCGGCCAGTCCTCCAGCCGTTCCTTCGGCCTGCTGAACTCCTCCGGCACCAGGGTCGCCACGCTCCGCGCCAACCAGGTCGTCTACTCGACCATGACGGACACGGACGTCACGATCTACCGGACCACCACCACCTACGCGAAGATCAAGAGCTCGTACGGCATCAGCCCGCTCACCGTGCAGGACACGCACCCGACCGCCGGCACGCCCATCAAGGTGGTGTCCGGCTACTGGAAGCGGATCTACAGCTGCAACGTCGACGGGTTCGTCTACCGGCTCAAGGAAGGCGACTGGACCTGGAAGGACTCGCTCCGCTACACCTCGTCCTGCAACACCATCGGCGGCACCTCGGGCTCGCCGGTGATCGACACGAACACCGGCAAGGTCGTCGCCGTCAACAACACCGGCAACGAGGACGGCCAGCGCTGCACGGAGAACAACCCGTGCGAGGTCGACGCCAACGGCAACGTCACCGTCCGCCAGGGCATCAACTACGCCGAGGAGACCTACCTGATCCCGGCCTGCTTCACGACCGGCAACAAGCTGGACCTGAGCGCGGCCGGCTGCACCCTGCCCAAGCCGTAG
- a CDS encoding tetratricopeptide repeat protein, translating into MKHRPLLAGLFGAAVVATGAISWAVASRSDMFPESKAPAPAYQEADSLLRKGIQQDKSHDPAGAAHSYARVLELQPWNKYAWYDLGYVAQEVGNTDDARRAYERALTIDPAFSPALYNEALLLKKSKPDQAMALQERAMAADPKSAATAHYHIGLIWSRKGRDRQAVTEFRRAVAIDPSLLSQVPRAYKESVSER; encoded by the coding sequence GTGAAACACAGGCCATTGCTGGCAGGACTCTTCGGTGCGGCCGTGGTCGCCACGGGAGCGATCTCCTGGGCGGTCGCGTCCCGGTCGGACATGTTCCCGGAATCCAAGGCCCCCGCACCTGCGTACCAGGAAGCCGATTCCCTGCTACGGAAGGGCATTCAGCAGGACAAGAGCCACGATCCCGCAGGGGCTGCCCACTCCTACGCGCGCGTGCTCGAACTGCAACCGTGGAACAAGTACGCCTGGTACGACCTGGGATACGTCGCGCAGGAAGTCGGAAACACGGACGACGCGCGCCGGGCCTACGAAAGGGCCCTGACGATCGACCCGGCATTCTCGCCGGCTCTCTACAACGAGGCACTGCTCCTGAAGAAGTCCAAGCCCGACCAGGCCATGGCGCTTCAGGAACGTGCCATGGCCGCCGATCCGAAGTCGGCGGCCACAGCTCACTATCACATCGGGCTCATCTGGTCACGAAAAGGCCGTGACCGCCAAGCAGTGACGGAATTCCGCCGAGCCGTGGCGATCGACCCCTCGCTGCTCTCCCAAGTGCCGCGCGCGTACAAGGAATCCGTGAGCGAGCGCTGA
- a CDS encoding pyridoxal phosphate-dependent aminotransferase: protein MQVIQSTKLANVCYEIRGPVLEEAMRLEAAGHRILKLNTGNPAAFGFECPPEILEDILRNVSTAHGYGDAKGLLAARRAVVMHNQTLGIETDVEHVFIGNGVSELIVMAMQGLLDDGDEVLVPAPDYPLWTAAVSLSGGTAVHYRCDEQSDWMPDLADIERKVTDRTKAIVIINPNNPTGAVYDEAVLKGLTDIARRHNLLVCSDEIYDKILYDGATHTPTAKIAPDLLTLTFNGMSKAYRVAGYRVGWMSISGPRAHADSYIEGLTILANMRLCANMPGQHGVVAALSGRQSINDLVLPGGRLKEQVDTAYELLTQIPGVSCVRPKGALYLFPRLDPQVFKIKDDRRMVLDLLRQEKIMVVQGTGFNWPDPDHFRVVTLPAVGDLRDAMTRIGTFLDGYSQP, encoded by the coding sequence ATGCAGGTGATCCAGTCGACCAAGCTCGCCAACGTCTGTTACGAGATCCGGGGCCCGGTTCTCGAGGAGGCCATGCGGCTCGAGGCGGCGGGTCACCGCATCCTCAAGCTCAACACCGGCAACCCCGCGGCGTTCGGCTTCGAGTGCCCGCCGGAGATCCTGGAGGACATCCTCCGCAACGTCTCCACCGCGCACGGCTACGGCGACGCCAAGGGCCTGCTGGCCGCCCGCCGCGCGGTCGTGATGCACAACCAGACGCTCGGCATCGAGACGGACGTCGAGCACGTCTTCATCGGCAACGGCGTCTCCGAGCTGATCGTGATGGCCATGCAGGGCCTGCTGGACGACGGCGACGAAGTCCTCGTACCCGCCCCGGACTATCCCCTGTGGACGGCGGCCGTCTCCCTCTCCGGCGGCACCGCGGTGCACTACCGCTGCGACGAGCAGTCCGACTGGATGCCCGACCTCGCCGACATCGAGCGCAAGGTCACCGACCGCACCAAGGCGATCGTCATCATCAACCCGAACAACCCCACGGGCGCGGTCTACGACGAGGCCGTGCTCAAGGGACTGACGGACATCGCCCGCCGGCACAACCTCCTCGTCTGCTCCGACGAGATCTACGACAAGATCCTCTACGACGGCGCCACGCACACCCCGACCGCGAAGATCGCCCCGGATCTGCTCACCCTCACCTTCAACGGCATGTCGAAGGCGTACCGGGTGGCCGGCTACCGCGTCGGCTGGATGTCGATCTCCGGTCCGCGCGCGCACGCCGACTCCTACATCGAGGGTCTGACGATCCTGGCGAACATGCGACTGTGCGCCAACATGCCGGGCCAGCACGGAGTGGTCGCCGCGCTCAGCGGACGCCAGTCGATCAACGACCTGGTGCTGCCGGGCGGCCGGCTGAAGGAGCAGGTGGACACCGCCTACGAGCTGCTGACGCAGATCCCGGGCGTGAGCTGCGTACGACCGAAGGGCGCGCTGTACCTCTTCCCGCGCCTGGACCCGCAGGTCTTCAAGATCAAGGACGACCGCCGGATGGTCCTGGACCTGCTGCGCCAGGAAAAGATCATGGTCGTCCAGGGCACCGGCTTCAACTGGCCCGACCCGGACCACTTCCGCGTGGTGACCCTCCCGGCGGTCGGGGACCTGCGGGACGCGATGACCCGCATCGGCACCTTCCTGGACGGCTACAGCCAGCCGTAG
- a CDS encoding amidohydrolase family protein has product MEDLVIRDADVVDGSGADSYRADVLIDGGRIVSIVKEAAAAGCQRPRAVREMDAEGLVLSPGFIDMHAHSDLALLRDPDHSAKVAQGVTLEVLGQDGLSYAPVDDRTLAEVRRAITGWNGYGDDVDFDWRSVGEYLDRLDRGFDGRGIAVNAAYLVPQGTVRALAVGWEDRPATPGELDRMRRLVAEGLEQGAVGLSSGLTYTPGMYAEDAELTELCRVVAGCGGYYCPHHRSYGAGALEAYAEMVALTREAGCPLHLAHATMNFGVNEGRAPELLALLDRALDAGADITLDTYPYTPGCTTLAALLPGWVSEGGPEAVLARLTDPATAERIRHELEVTGSDGCHGVPVEWETIEIAGVTDPALGDHVGRTVRESAELRGESPWTTAHRLLVGDRLGTTILQHVGHEENVRTIMRHRTHTGGSDGILQGAKPHPRAYGTFPRYLGHYVRELGVLTLEECVARLTGRPAARLRLPDRGLVREGFRADLVLFDPRTVAPGATFAEPRRLPAGVPHVLIDGRFAVEDGKRTDVLAGRAVRRTPA; this is encoded by the coding sequence GTGGAGGACCTGGTCATCCGCGACGCGGACGTCGTCGACGGCAGCGGCGCGGACTCCTACCGCGCCGACGTCCTGATCGACGGCGGCCGGATCGTCTCGATCGTCAAGGAGGCGGCCGCGGCGGGCTGCCAACGCCCACGTGCCGTACGGGAGATGGACGCGGAGGGCCTGGTCCTCTCGCCGGGCTTCATCGACATGCACGCCCACTCCGACCTCGCCCTGCTGCGCGACCCCGACCACAGCGCCAAGGTCGCGCAGGGGGTCACGCTGGAGGTGCTCGGCCAGGACGGGCTGTCGTACGCGCCGGTGGACGACCGCACGCTGGCGGAGGTGCGGCGGGCGATCACCGGCTGGAACGGGTACGGCGACGACGTCGACTTCGACTGGCGCTCGGTCGGCGAGTACCTGGACCGGCTGGACCGCGGGTTCGACGGCCGCGGGATCGCTGTGAACGCGGCGTACCTGGTCCCCCAGGGCACGGTCCGGGCGCTCGCCGTCGGCTGGGAGGACCGCCCGGCCACACCCGGGGAGCTGGACCGGATGCGGCGGCTGGTCGCGGAGGGGCTGGAGCAGGGAGCGGTCGGCCTGTCCTCCGGGCTCACCTACACACCCGGGATGTACGCCGAGGACGCCGAACTGACCGAGCTGTGCCGGGTGGTGGCCGGGTGCGGCGGCTACTACTGCCCGCACCACCGTTCCTACGGCGCCGGCGCCCTGGAGGCCTACGCCGAGATGGTGGCCCTGACCCGGGAGGCCGGCTGCCCGCTGCATCTGGCGCACGCGACGATGAACTTCGGCGTGAACGAGGGCCGGGCGCCCGAGCTGCTGGCGCTGCTCGACCGGGCCCTGGACGCGGGCGCGGACATCACGCTGGACACCTACCCCTACACCCCCGGCTGCACCACGCTCGCCGCGCTGCTGCCCGGCTGGGTGAGCGAGGGCGGCCCGGAGGCGGTGCTGGCCCGGCTCACCGATCCGGCGACGGCCGAACGCATCCGGCACGAGCTGGAGGTGACCGGCTCGGACGGCTGCCACGGTGTGCCCGTGGAGTGGGAGACGATCGAGATCGCCGGGGTGACCGATCCGGCGCTCGGCGACCATGTGGGCCGCACGGTCCGCGAGTCGGCCGAGCTGCGCGGCGAGAGCCCGTGGACCACGGCCCACCGGCTGCTGGTCGGGGACCGGCTCGGCACGACGATCCTCCAGCACGTCGGCCACGAGGAGAACGTCCGCACGATCATGCGGCACCGGACCCACACCGGCGGCTCCGACGGCATCCTCCAGGGCGCCAAGCCGCACCCGCGCGCCTACGGCACCTTCCCGCGCTACCTCGGCCACTACGTACGGGAGTTGGGGGTGCTCACACTGGAGGAGTGCGTCGCCCGTCTCACCGGGCGGCCCGCGGCCCGGCTGCGCCTGCCGGACCGCGGTCTGGTGCGCGAGGGCTTCCGGGCCGACCTCGTGCTGTTCGACCCGCGGACGGTCGCGCCCGGTGCCACCTTCGCCGAGCCGCGGAGGCTGCCGGCCGGTGTCCCGCACGTCCTGATCGACGGCCGGTTCGCCGTCGAGGACGGCAAGCGGACGGACGTCCTGGCGGGGCGGGCGGTCCGCCGCACTCCGGCGTGA
- a CDS encoding RidA family protein: MTEKTALTPKTHTTPPAKFSHGVKKGNILQVAGQVGFLPAEDGKAPTPAGPTLREQTLQTLANVKAILEEGGASWDDAMMIRVYLTDVDHFAEMNEIYNAYFEEQGLTQPPAARTTVYVGLPAGLLIEIDALAVLG, encoded by the coding sequence ATGACGGAAAAGACCGCGCTCACCCCGAAGACCCACACCACCCCGCCCGCGAAGTTCTCCCACGGCGTGAAGAAGGGCAACATCCTCCAGGTCGCCGGCCAGGTGGGCTTCCTGCCCGCCGAGGACGGCAAGGCCCCCACCCCGGCCGGCCCCACCCTGCGCGAGCAGACCCTGCAGACCCTCGCCAACGTCAAGGCGATCCTCGAAGAGGGCGGCGCGAGCTGGGACGACGCGATGATGATCCGCGTCTACCTCACCGACGTGGACCACTTCGCCGAGATGAACGAGATCTACAACGCCTACTTCGAGGAGCAGGGCCTCACCCAGCCGCCCGCGGCCCGCACGACGGTCTACGTCGGTCTGCCGGCCGGGCTCCTCATCGAGATCGACGCGCTCGCCGTACTCGGCTGA
- a CDS encoding amino acid deaminase, translating to MGRQTGTEALAALAEERVDHRFKGLPPEADGLTVAELAAQRRNLFRAADGFTTPVLALSAERLEHNLALMETYTVRHGLAFAPHGKTSMAPQLFQRQIEHGAWGITLAVPHQVRVARAFGVRRIFLANELVDASALRWIAAELAADPEFRFVCYVDSVRGVELMDAALRGSGRPVDVVVELGAGDGARTGVRTEAECLAVAAAVAGAPTLRLVGVAGYEGEVPEADPQRVAAYLRRLTALAAELDKAGRFADAEEIVVSAGGSAWFDTVAEVFGEVPALSLPVLKLLRSGAYVSHDDGHYRRLTPFARVPEEGALEPAFRLWAEVVSRPAPGQAFANAGKRDAAYDLDLPTAQVLRRDGAERPATGVTVTGLSDQHTWLRTGPEADVEVGDWIGFGLSHPCTSFDKWQLIPVAEADGTVVDYIRTFF from the coding sequence ATGGGCCGTCAGACCGGCACCGAAGCGCTCGCCGCCCTCGCAGAGGAACGCGTCGACCACCGCTTCAAGGGCCTCCCCCCGGAGGCCGACGGCCTCACCGTCGCCGAGCTGGCCGCCCAGCGCCGCAACCTCTTCCGCGCGGCGGACGGCTTCACCACCCCCGTCCTCGCCCTGTCCGCGGAGCGCCTGGAGCACAACCTGGCGCTGATGGAGACGTACACCGTCCGGCACGGCCTCGCCTTCGCCCCGCACGGCAAGACCTCCATGGCGCCGCAGCTCTTCCAGCGCCAGATCGAGCACGGCGCGTGGGGCATCACGCTGGCCGTCCCCCACCAGGTGCGCGTCGCGCGGGCGTTCGGCGTGCGGCGGATCTTCCTGGCCAACGAGCTGGTGGACGCCTCCGCCCTGCGCTGGATCGCCGCCGAACTGGCCGCCGACCCGGAGTTCCGCTTCGTCTGCTACGTCGACTCGGTGCGCGGGGTGGAGCTGATGGACGCGGCCCTGCGGGGCTCCGGCCGCCCGGTGGACGTGGTCGTGGAGCTGGGCGCGGGCGACGGCGCCCGGACCGGCGTCCGCACGGAGGCGGAGTGCCTGGCCGTCGCCGCGGCCGTGGCCGGCGCACCGACCCTGCGCCTGGTCGGGGTGGCGGGCTACGAGGGCGAGGTGCCCGAGGCCGACCCGCAGCGGGTGGCGGCCTACCTGCGGCGGCTGACGGCGCTCGCCGCCGAACTCGACAAGGCGGGCCGGTTCGCGGACGCGGAGGAGATCGTGGTGAGCGCGGGCGGCAGCGCCTGGTTCGACACCGTGGCCGAGGTCTTCGGCGAGGTGCCCGCACTCTCCCTGCCGGTACTGAAGCTGCTCCGCTCGGGCGCCTACGTCTCGCACGACGACGGGCACTACCGCAGGCTCACCCCGTTCGCCCGGGTCCCGGAGGAGGGCGCCCTGGAGCCCGCCTTCCGGCTGTGGGCCGAGGTCGTCTCCCGGCCGGCCCCCGGGCAGGCCTTCGCCAACGCGGGCAAGCGGGACGCGGCCTACGACCTGGACCTGCCCACCGCGCAGGTGCTCCGCCGGGACGGCGCCGAGCGGCCGGCCACCGGTGTCACGGTGACCGGTCTGTCCGACCAGCACACCTGGCTGCGCACCGGCCCGGAGGCGGACGTCGAGGTCGGGGACTGGATCGGCTTCGGCCTCTCCCACCCGTGCACGTCCTTCGACAAGTGGCAGCTGATCCCGGTGGCGGAGGCGGACGGCACGGTCGTCGACTACATCCGCACGTTCTTCTAG
- a CDS encoding sugar kinase, whose amino-acid sequence MTADGHPRATPDAVDVVDVVALGESMVTFLPSRPGRLADVASFERGIGGAESNVACVLAAAGHPARWVSRVGADGFGEHLVERIAGYGVDVGAVRRDAHRPTGVYFRTAADRATDAHEVAYYRAGSAASAMAVGNVDPTAVRTARVLHLSGITAALSQDCLELTRELTARRPGRPLVSFDVNHRPALWPDADGPRVLLELARGADLVFVGDDEAEHAWGITGGPEAIREALPEPAVLVVKQGAHGATAFAREEVGAESGPPSGFAREGRDAGPRAPLPAPPGPGPVFEPALHVDVVATTGAGDAFAAGFLSGTLRGLPLRTRLRYGHLFAAAALTTPGDLAAPPSRGHADRLAAVDPGAWGRLRLGPGWTHAGQADEEAITP is encoded by the coding sequence GTGACCGCCGACGGACACCCCCGCGCCACCCCCGACGCCGTGGATGTGGTGGATGTCGTGGCGCTCGGCGAGTCCATGGTCACCTTCCTGCCGTCCCGGCCGGGGCGCCTCGCCGACGTGGCCTCCTTCGAGCGGGGCATCGGCGGCGCCGAGTCCAACGTGGCCTGCGTACTGGCCGCCGCCGGGCACCCGGCCCGCTGGGTGAGCCGCGTGGGCGCCGACGGATTCGGAGAGCACCTGGTGGAGCGGATCGCCGGATACGGCGTCGACGTCGGCGCCGTCCGCCGCGACGCCCACCGGCCCACGGGCGTCTACTTCCGCACGGCGGCCGACCGGGCCACCGACGCGCACGAGGTGGCGTACTACCGGGCCGGCTCGGCGGCCTCCGCCATGGCCGTGGGCAACGTCGACCCGACCGCCGTACGGACCGCACGGGTGCTGCACCTGTCCGGGATCACGGCCGCCCTCTCCCAGGACTGCCTGGAGCTGACGCGGGAACTGACGGCACGCCGGCCCGGCCGCCCGCTGGTCTCCTTCGACGTCAACCACCGGCCGGCGCTGTGGCCGGACGCGGACGGCCCGCGGGTGCTGCTGGAACTGGCGCGCGGCGCCGACCTCGTCTTCGTCGGCGACGACGAGGCCGAGCACGCCTGGGGGATCACCGGCGGCCCGGAGGCGATCCGGGAGGCCCTGCCGGAACCGGCCGTGCTGGTGGTCAAGCAGGGGGCGCACGGCGCGACGGCTTTCGCACGCGAGGAGGTGGGCGCGGAGTCGGGGCCGCCGTCCGGGTTCGCGCGCGAGGGCCGCGACGCCGGACCCCGGGCCCCGCTGCCCGCCCCACCCGGTCCCGGACCCGTCTTCGAGCCCGCCCTCCACGTCGACGTCGTGGCGACCACCGGCGCCGGGGACGCCTTCGCCGCCGGATTTCTCTCGGGCACCCTCCGCGGGCTCCCCCTGCGCACCCGCCTCCGGTACGGCCACCTCTTCGCCGCCGCCGCCCTCACCACGCCCGGCGACCTCGCCGCACCCCCCTCCCGAGGGCACGCCGACCGCCTGGCGGCCGTGGACCCGGGGGCATGGGGGAGACTTCGACTCGGCCCCGGCTGGACGCACGCCGGACAGGCCGATGAGGAGGCGATCACCCCATGA
- a CDS encoding tetratricopeptide repeat protein produces MKKSTFWTGIATAATVATGLTVWAVHSPSAGPSESKSVSVARDTKSVPNSVPKSVTKSVDVLLQSALKRQTHQDFVGAAEDYRRILEADPKNKQAWYGIGVIDQAYGRTAEARKDYDKALETDPRFTSALFSEAFMLRSSDPDRAVELLRRAAAIQPKAATVQLQLGQLLADRNRDGEAEQAFRRAVAADGRLLSRVPEEFRDAVSR; encoded by the coding sequence ATGAAAAAATCGACCTTCTGGACAGGAATCGCGACCGCGGCGACGGTCGCCACCGGACTGACCGTCTGGGCGGTTCACTCCCCATCGGCGGGGCCGTCGGAATCCAAATCCGTCTCGGTCGCACGGGACACCAAGTCAGTCCCCAATTCAGTCCCCAAGTCAGTCACCAAGTCAGTCGACGTGCTTCTCCAGTCGGCCCTCAAGCGCCAGACGCATCAGGATTTCGTGGGCGCGGCCGAGGACTACCGGCGCATTCTGGAAGCCGATCCGAAGAACAAACAGGCCTGGTACGGCATCGGGGTCATCGACCAGGCGTACGGCAGGACGGCGGAGGCCCGCAAGGACTACGACAAGGCCCTCGAAACCGATCCGCGCTTCACGTCCGCTCTCTTCAGCGAGGCGTTCATGCTGAGATCGAGCGACCCCGACCGGGCGGTCGAACTCCTCAGGCGTGCCGCCGCCATCCAGCCGAAAGCGGCAACGGTCCAACTGCAACTGGGCCAGTTGCTGGCCGATCGGAACCGCGACGGCGAGGCCGAGCAAGCCTTCCGCCGTGCGGTCGCGGCCGATGGCCGTCTCCTCTCACGGGTCCCGGAGGAATTCCGCGACGCGGTGAGCCGCTGA
- a CDS encoding IclR family transcriptional regulator yields the protein MSQTVDRALSILPLLAEGPADLGQVADRLGVHKSTALRLLRTLHEHGLVYRQSDQRYRLGARLFALAQEAMENLDIREIAHPHLVRLNEQCGHTVHLAVHEENEVLYIDKVESRYPVRMYSRIGKPVAITVAAVAKLLLADLPEPERRALADTLDYPLYTARSTPNAYAFLRELEQVREQGWATDLGGHEESINCVAAPVRGADGRVVAAMSVSAPNVVVTAEELLTLLPLVRRTADAISGEYSGRTPVRDPA from the coding sequence ATGAGTCAGACCGTCGACCGCGCCCTGAGCATCCTGCCGCTGCTCGCCGAGGGCCCCGCCGACCTCGGGCAGGTCGCCGACCGCCTCGGCGTGCACAAGTCCACGGCGCTACGGCTGCTGCGCACGCTGCACGAGCACGGCCTGGTCTACCGCCAGTCCGACCAGCGCTACCGGCTCGGCGCCCGCCTCTTCGCCCTCGCCCAGGAGGCGATGGAGAACCTCGACATCCGCGAGATCGCCCATCCCCACCTCGTGCGCCTCAACGAGCAGTGCGGACACACCGTCCACCTCGCCGTCCACGAGGAGAACGAGGTGCTCTACATCGACAAGGTGGAGAGCCGCTACCCCGTACGGATGTACTCGCGGATCGGGAAGCCGGTGGCCATCACGGTCGCCGCCGTCGCCAAGCTCCTCCTCGCCGACCTGCCCGAACCCGAGCGCCGCGCCCTCGCGGACACGCTCGACTACCCCCTCTACACGGCCCGTTCCACCCCCAACGCATATGCCTTCCTACGGGAGTTGGAGCAGGTGCGCGAACAGGGCTGGGCCACCGACCTCGGTGGCCACGAGGAGTCCATCAACTGCGTCGCGGCCCCCGTCCGCGGCGCCGACGGCCGGGTGGTCGCCGCGATGTCGGTGTCCGCGCCGAACGTCGTCGTCACCGCCGAGGAACTCCTCACCCTGCTCCCGCTGGTGCGCCGTACCGCGGACGCGATCAGCGGCGAGTACTCCGGCAGAACACCAGTAAGGGACCCCGCATGA